CGTCGCCACTTGACAAAGAAGCTATCGAAGGTACCAACCCTGACACAGACGAGCCGGCTTTCCGTAAGCCTGACGTGAAAGAGCCGTTCGCGGCCCTCGCGTTCAAGATTGCTACTGACCCTTACGTAGGTCGTCTGGCGTTCTTCCGTGCGTACTCAGGTCGTCTCGACGCAGGTTCCTACATCCTGAACACCCGTTCCGGAAACAAAGAGCGTATTTCCCGTATCTACCAGATGCACGCCAACAAGCAAAACCCAATCGAATACATCGAGGCAGGTGACATCGGCGCTGCGGTAGGTTTCAAGGATATCAAGACTGGTGATACCATGTGTGACGAGAAGCACCCGATCGTACTCGAATCGATGGACTTCCCGGCGCCTGTAATCGGTATTGCAATCGAGCCTAAAACAAAAGCGGACGTTGATAAGATGGGTATGGCACTCGCCAAACTCGCAGAAGAGGATCCAACCTTCCAGGTGAAGACGGACGAGGCTTCAGGCCAGACCATCATTTCGGGTATGGGCGAGCTTCACCTCGACATCCTTATCGACCGTATGAAGCGTGAGTTCAAGGTAGAAGTAAACCAGGGCGAGCCTCAGGTAGAATACAAAGAAGCCTTCACCAAATCGGCACAACACCGTGAGGTCTACAAAAAACAAACCGGTGGTCGTGGTAAGTTTGCGGATATCGTATTCCGCATCGAGCCGGCTGACGAAGGTTTCGTAGGACTCCAGTTCGTCAACGAGGTGAAAGGTGGTAACGTACCGAAAGAATACGTTCCTTCCGTAGAGAAAGGATTCAAGGCAGCCATGAAACAAGGTCCTTTGGCCGGTTACGAGGTAGACAGCCTGAAAGTAACACTTCTCGACGGATCGTTCCACCCGGTTGACTCCGATGCACTTTCCTTCGAATTGGCAGCGAAAATGGGTTACAAGGAATCAGGCCGCGCGGCCGGTGCCGTAATCCTCGAGCCAATCATGAAGCTGGAAGTGATCACACCGGAAGAAAACATGGGTGATATCGTAGGTGACCTTAACCGTCGCCGCGGACAGGTGAACGACATGAGCGACCGTAACGGCGCGAAAGTCATCAAAGCATTCGTTCCGCTTGCCGAAATGTTCGGTTACGTAACGACGCTTCGTACCCTGTCTTCCGGACGCGCTACTTCTACAATGGAATTTGACCATTATGAAGAAACGCCGGCTAACATCTCGGAGGCTGTAATCAAGAAAGCAAAAGGTAACGCTTAATTAAAAGAACATGAGTCAGAAAATCAGAATAAAACTGAAATCGTACGATCACATGCTCGTCGACAAATCGTCCGAGAAGATCGTAAAAACGGTTAAGAGTACCGGAGCTGTGGTTACAGGCCCTATTCCGTTGCCGACCAACAAAAAGATCTTTACCGTGTTGCGTTCGCCGCACGTTAATAAGAAGTCACGTGAGCAGTTTGAAGTGATGTCTTACAAAAGACTGATCGACATCTATTCATCGTCTTCTAAAACCATCGACGCGCTTATGAAGCTCGAGCTTCCAAGCGGTGTTGAGGTAGAGATCAAAGTGTGATAAAACACATTGCTGTATAGAAATGGCCGGACGCGTTCCGGCCATTTTTTTTTTAGGGATGTCTGGGTTGACACCGTAGATTTAACAAAATAGACGGTTTTCCCGTACGTGCCGTATTTCCGGAGTTTGTATTTTACCTTCAGGGAAGGGGCGGATGCATCCCTTACAAAATGCCTCGCAATTTTCAGTACGGGAAAACCGCACATTTTGTTAAATTTTTATTACGAACGTGTGTCCGGTGTTTTCTTTTTCAGAAGCCAATCCGGCTCTCCGCTCTAGCTTTCTCCGCCAGCGCCCTCTTTGCAACGCCGCCTTCCGGCTCCTCGCGTCGCCGTCGCCGGCGGCAAAGAAGAGGCGCCGGCGTCAAAAGGCTGCCGCTTCGATCCGGGCTAAAACGCGAGTTCACAACGGTGGCTGATGCGCGCCAGGTCGTGCAATTCCGCGTATTTTCTAGTCTTGTATCCCCTGTCATTGCCGGTTTTTGTCTTTTTGAAAGAAAATGGAGAAAACCTGCTGATTTAGTTTTGTTTACTGATTATAAGTCTCTATATTTGCACGCTCTAAAAAGTGGCTACCCGCTACTTTTAAAATAATGTTTAATAATTAATTAGTTTTTATGTCTGGGTTAATTGGTAGAAAAATCGGCATGACCAGCATCTTCGACGAGAACGGAAAGAACATTCCGTGCACCGTCATCGAGGCAGGTCCATGCGTGGTTACCCAAGTCAGAACCAATGAGGTCGACGGGTATGAAGCGTTGCAACTTGGTTTCGATGACAAGACTGACAAACATTCCAGCAAAGCGGCCGTAGGTCACTTCAAAAAAGCGGGAACTGTTGCCAAGAAAAAAGTCGTCGAATTCCAGGATTTTGCAACTGAACAGAAATTAGGAGATGTCATCGATGTTTCCATTTTCGAAGAAGGTGAATTTGTGGACGTACAAGGTGTGTCCAAAGGAAAAGGCTTCCAGGGTGTTGTAAAGCGTCACGGCTTCGGCGGTGTCGGACAAACAACACACGGTCAGCACAACCGTCTCCGTGCTCCGGGTTCGGTAGGTGCGTCGTCCTATCCATCCCGCGTATTCAAAGGAATGCGTATGGCGGGCCGTATGGGTGGCGTCAATGTGAAAGTTCAAAACCTGAAAGTGTTGAAAGTGGTGGCCGACAAGAACCTTCTTGTGGTTAAAGGGTGTGTTCCCGGACACAAAAACGCTTACGTAATCATTCAGAAGTAATGGAAGCAAAAGTAGTAGATATCAACGGAAAAGAGACCGGACGCACCATTCAACTGGATGCTTCTGTGTTCGGCATCGAGCCGAATAACCATGCGGTTTACCTCGACGTGAAGCAATACCTTGCCAACCAACGTCAGGGAACCCACAAAGCGAAAGAGCGTGCTGAAGTCACGGGCTCTACGCGCAAGATCAAAAAACAAAAAGGTACCGGTACTGCCCGTGCAGGTTCGGTTAAGAGCCCGGTATTCAAAGGCGGTGGTACTATCTTCGGTCCACGTCCGCGTAGTTACTCGTTCAAGCTCAATAAAAACCTGAAGCGTTTGGCACGTAAGTCGGCGTTCTCTATCAAAGCGAAAGAGTCGAACCTGATCGTTCTTGAAGACTTCACCTTTGAGACGCCAAGCACGAAGAACTTCACTAACGTATTGAAAGCGTTAGGATTGGAGAACAAAAAGTCGCTGTTCGTACTGGGTGGCGAAAACAAAAACGTATATTTGTCGTCCCGTAACCTTGAGCGTTCAAGCGTTGTAACCAATTCAGAGCTAAGTACTTATGCTATCCTGAACGCGAACAACATCGTCCTGACTGAAGGTTCACTGGAAGGAATTGTTGAAAACCTTAGCAAATAAGAAGTCAGATGAGCACTATCATTAAACCCATCGTAACGGAGAAAGTGACCAAAGAGGGGGAGGCTTCCAACCGCTTCGGTTTCGTAGTTGACCGCAAGGCCAACAAAATCCAGATCAAGAAGGCTGTTGAGGCTGCATATGGCGTAACTGTCGTAGCCGTCAACACCATGAACGTCCGTCCTGACCGTTCTGTGAAGTACACCAAAAGTGGACTGATCAGCGCCAAAACGAATGCTTACAAAAAAGCAATCGTCCAGGTGAAGGAAGGGGAAACGATCGACTTTTATAACAATATCTAATAAAAAGGCAGCGAAATGTCAGTTAGAAAATTAAAACCTATTACCCCGGGTCAGCGATTTAGAGTCGTGAATAGCTTTGACACTATCACGACTGATAAGCCGGAACGCTCTTTGTTAGCGCCGATAAAAAACTCAGGAGGTAGAAATAGTCAAGGAAAGATGACCATGCGTTACACAGGCGGTGGTCACAAGAAAAGGTATCGGATGATCGATTTCCAACGTGCAAAAGCAGGCGTTCCTGCCACGGTGAAATCAATCGAGTATGATCCGAACCGTACTGCGTTCATCGCGCTTCTGTATTATGCAGATGGAGCTAAAACGTATGTTATTGCGCAAAACGGGTTGAAAGTTGGCCAGACTGTCGTGTCAGGCGAAACAGCAGCCCCAGAGATTGGAAACACCCTTCCATTGAGCAAAATTCCGCTCGGAACCGTGATTTCCTGTATCGAACTTCGTCCTGGACAGGGTGCGGTCATTGCCCGCTCTGCCGGTACATTCGCCCAGTTGATGGCCCGTGACGGTAAGTATGCGACCATCAAGATGCCTTCGGGTGAGACACGCCTGATCCTGCTGACCTGTTCGGCTACGATCGGTGCCGTTTCGAACTCGGATCACCAGTTGGTAGTTTCCGGTAAAGCCGGTCGCTCACGCTGGTTGGGCCGTCGTCCTCGTACCCGTGCCGTAGCGATGAACCCTGTCGATCACCCGATGGGTGGTGGTGAAGGACGTTCTTCGGGCGGTCACCCACGTTCACGTAAAGGTCTTCCGGCTAAAGGATACCGTACACGTGCGAAGGCGAATCCGAGCAATAAGTACATTGTAGAACGCAGAAAGAAATAATAAGAAATGGCACGTTCATTAAAGAAAGGACCTTACGTTCACTATAAACTGGAGAAGAAGGTTCAGGAAAATACAAACAAGGCGGTCATCAAGACCTGGTCACGGGCTTCCATGATCACGCCTGATTTCGTAGGCCACACCATCGCTGTCCACAACGGACGCCAGTTCGTACCGGTATATGTTACCGAGAACATGGTAGGGCATAAGTTAGGAGAATTTTCGCCGACACGGTCTTTCCGTGGTCACGCGGGTGCAAAAAATAAAGGAAAAAAATAAGAAGCCATGGGAGTTCGTAAAAGAGAAAGAGCCGAAGCCATCAAAGAGGCTAACAAGCAGGTGGCGTTCGCAAAACTGAATAACTGCCCTACTTCGCCTAGAAAAATGCGCCTGGTAGCGGACTTGGTGAGAGGTCAAAAAGTAGAAAGAGCTTTGGCAATCCTAAAGTTCTCATCGAAAGATGCTTCTCGTAAATTGGAAAAACTGATGCTGTCGGTTATTGCCAACTGGCAAGCTAAAAACCCGGATGCATCCATCGAAGAGGCTGGCCTTTTCGTAAAGGAAATCCGCGTAGACGGAGGTATGATGCTCAAAAGGCTCCGTCCGGCGCCACAGGGCCGTGCCCACAGAATCAGGAAGCGTTCCAACCACGTAACCGTGGTCCTTGGACAATCAGATAACACACAAAGCAATTCGTAAGCAGCATGGGACAAAAGACTAATCCAATTGGAAATCGCCTTGGTATTATCAGGGGATGGGATTCAAACTGGTATGGCGGAAATGACTACGGTGACAAAATCGCCGAAGACTACAAAATCCGTAAGTACATCCACGCTCGCTTGTCGAAAGCCAGTGTTTCAAAGGTAATCATCGAGAGAACCCTTAAGCTTGTAACCGTTACTATCACCACTGCACGTCCTGGTATCATCATCGGGAAAGGCGGCCAGGAGGTAGACAAGCTGAAAGAGGAACTTAAGAAGATCACCGACAAAGAGGTTCAAATCAACATCTTTGAAATCAAGAGGCCTGAACTCGATGCTTTTCTGGTTGCGTCTAGCATCGCGCGTCAGCTCGAAAGCCGTATTTCTTACCGTCGTGCCATCAAAATGGCGATCGCTGCGTCAATCCGCATGAACGCCGAAGGTATTAAGGTAATGATCTCCGGACGTCTGAACGGTGCTGAAATGGCACGTTCGGAAAGCTTCAAAGAAGGACGTATTCCTCTGTCAACTTTCCGTGCTGACATCGATTATGCTTTGGCAGAAGCACACACGACGTATGGTCGTCTGGGCATCAAAGTATGGATCATGAAAGGTGAAGTGTATGGAAAAAGAGACCTTTCTCCTCTGGTAGGAATGGACAAGAAAGCTGCAGGCGGCAAGAGCGATTCACCACGCGGAGAGCGCGGCGATCGTCGTGACCGCGGAGAACGCAGCGGCAAACCGGCTCCACGTAAGAGAAAGTAATTTAAAACGTAAAGAAAAATGTTACAGCCTAAAAGAACAAAATACCGCAAGGTACAGAAGGGTAGGATGAAGGGCAATTCCATGCGTGGGCACGAGCTCTCGAACGGAATGTTCGGCATCAAGTCCCTGGATTCTTCTTTCCTGACTTCCCGCCAAATCGAGGCAGCGCGTATCGCCGCTACCCGTTACATGAAAAGGGAAGGGCAGTTGTGGATCAAGATCTTCCCGGATAAGCCGATCACCAAGAAACCACTTGAGGTACGTATGGGTAAAGGTAAGGGTGCTGTCGAATATTGGGCAGCAGTCGTAAAGCCGGGTCGTATCATGTTTGAGGTAGGTGGTGTGCCGATTTCTGTGGCAAAAGAGGCGCTTCGTCTCGCTGCCCAGAAGCTTCCGGTGAAAACCAAGTTTGTAATCGCCCGCGATTTCGAGGCATAATTCTAAAGCATCATGAAACAATCAGAAGTTAAGAATCTGTCTGTTGCTGATCTCCAGCAAAAACTCGCCGAGGCGAAGAAGACGTACAACGACCTAAAGATGGCGCATGCGCTGTCCCCGATCCAAAACCCACTGCAGATCCGTTCGGTCCGCAGGACGGTTGCCCGTCTGGCAACTGAGATTGCCAAAAGAGAGTTACAATAATTTGTAGTCCGAAAAGATGGAAACAAGAAACTTAAGAAAAGAAAGAATCGGGGTCGTTACTTCCAACAAGATGGATAAGTCTATCGTGGTAGCAGAAGTATCGAAAGTAAAGCACCCGCTATACGGTAAGTTCGTATTGAAGACCAAAAAGTACGTCGCACACGACGAGAAAAACGACTGCAACATCGGTGACACCGTAAGGATCCACGAGACGCGTCCGTTGAGCAAGACGAAGTGCTGGCGTTTAGTTGAAATCATTGAAAGAGCGAAATAACCATGGTACAACAGGAATCAAGATTAAAAGTAGCAGACAACACCGGTGCTAAGGAAGTCCTTACCATCCGTGTTCTGGGAGGCACCAAAAGAAGGTATGCTTCCGTAGGCGACAAGATCGTAGTGGCCATTAAGGACGCGACTCCGAACGGAAACGTGAAGAAAGGCGCCGTATCCACAGCTGTTGTAGTGCGTACGAAAAAAGAAGTACGCCGCGCCGATGGTTCATACATCCGCTTCGATGACAACGCATGTGTACTCCTGAACGCTCAGGGCGAGATGCGCGGAACCCGTGTTTTCGGACCGGTTGCCCGTGAACTCCGTGAGAAGCAGTTCATGAAAATTGTTTCACTGGCACCTGAAGTGCTTTAATCCCTTACAGAGATGACAAAGCTTAAAATCAAATCAGGAGATATCGTAAAGGTAATCGCCGGTGACCACAAGGGAACCGAAGGTAAAGTTACCCGCGTGTACCGTGAGAAAAACAAGGCCATCGTGGAAGGCGTTAACATGGTGTCGAAACACACCAAGCCAAGCGCTAAAAACCCACAGGGTGGTATCGTGAAGAAAGAAGCGCCTATCCACATTTCAAACCTGGCGCTAATCGATCCTAAAACCAAGACACCAACCCGCGTTGGTTTCAAAGTGGAAGGTGACAAGAAGGTACGAGTATCAAAGAAATCTAATCAGGTATTATAGTCATGGCTTACGTTCCAAGATTGAAACAAGAGTATAAAGACCGTGTGGTCGCTGCTCTTAAAGAAGAATTCGGTTACAAAAACGTGATGCAGGTTCCAAAACTGGAGAAAATCGTTTTGAGCCGTGGCGTCGGAGCAGCCGTTTCCGATAAGAAACTGATCGATTACGCAGTAGAAGAGCTGACGAAAATCACAGGCCAGAAGGCCGTATCGACCATCTCTAAGAAAGACGTCGCTACGTTCAAACTCCGTAAAGGAATGCCTATCGGTGCGAAAGTGACCCTTCGTGGCGAGCGTATGTACGAATTCCTGGATCGTTTGGTAACCGCAGCGTTGCCACGCGTACGTGACTTCGGCGGTATCAAAGCTACAGGCTTTGACGGTCGTGGAAACTACAACCTCGGTGTTACCGAGCAGATCATCTTCCCTGAAATCGACATCGATAAAGTGAACAAGATCTCGGGTATGGACATCACGTTCGTAACGACTGCCAAAACAGACAAGGAAGCACAATCGCTTCTCGCAGAACTAGGTTTACCTTTTAAAAAGAATTAAGACATGGCCAAAGAATCAATGAAGGCCCGCGAGGTCAAAAGAGCGAAGACGGTAGCTAAGTATGCAGAGAAGCGTAAGGCGCTGCTCGAAGCAGGCGACTACGAAGCCCTGCAGAAACTGCCACGTAACGCTTCACCTGTCCGTATGCACAACCGTTGCAAACTGACCGGAAGGCCAAGAGGGTATATGCGTCAGTTCGGTATTTCGCGTGTTACATTCCGTGAAATGGCGAACCAAGGACTCATCCCTGGCGTGAAAAAAGCCAGCTGGTAAAA
This genomic interval from Flavobacterium sp. HJ-32-4 contains the following:
- the fusA gene encoding elongation factor G; the encoded protein is MARDLNYTRNIGIAAHIDAGKTTTTERILFYTGKSHKIGEVHDGAATMDWMAQEQERGITITSAATTCEWTFPTQQGKPTPDAKSYHFNIIDTPGHVDFTVEVNRSLRVLDGLVFLFSAVDGVEPQSETNWRLADNYKVPRMGFVNKMDRQGSNFQAVCQQVRDMLKSNAVPIVLPIGDEEDFKGVVDLVKNQAIVWHEHTQGATFDVIEIPEDLKAEAHELRAQLIEAVAEYDENLMEKFFEDENSITEDEINAALRKATIDMSIIPMLCGSSFKNKGVQFMLDAVCKYLPSPLDKEAIEGTNPDTDEPAFRKPDVKEPFAALAFKIATDPYVGRLAFFRAYSGRLDAGSYILNTRSGNKERISRIYQMHANKQNPIEYIEAGDIGAAVGFKDIKTGDTMCDEKHPIVLESMDFPAPVIGIAIEPKTKADVDKMGMALAKLAEEDPTFQVKTDEASGQTIISGMGELHLDILIDRMKREFKVEVNQGEPQVEYKEAFTKSAQHREVYKKQTGGRGKFADIVFRIEPADEGFVGLQFVNEVKGGNVPKEYVPSVEKGFKAAMKQGPLAGYEVDSLKVTLLDGSFHPVDSDALSFELAAKMGYKESGRAAGAVILEPIMKLEVITPEENMGDIVGDLNRRRGQVNDMSDRNGAKVIKAFVPLAEMFGYVTTLRTLSSGRATSTMEFDHYEETPANISEAVIKKAKGNA
- the rpsJ gene encoding 30S ribosomal protein S10, whose amino-acid sequence is MSQKIRIKLKSYDHMLVDKSSEKIVKTVKSTGAVVTGPIPLPTNKKIFTVLRSPHVNKKSREQFEVMSYKRLIDIYSSSSKTIDALMKLELPSGVEVEIKV
- the rplC gene encoding 50S ribosomal protein L3, translated to MSGLIGRKIGMTSIFDENGKNIPCTVIEAGPCVVTQVRTNEVDGYEALQLGFDDKTDKHSSKAAVGHFKKAGTVAKKKVVEFQDFATEQKLGDVIDVSIFEEGEFVDVQGVSKGKGFQGVVKRHGFGGVGQTTHGQHNRLRAPGSVGASSYPSRVFKGMRMAGRMGGVNVKVQNLKVLKVVADKNLLVVKGCVPGHKNAYVIIQK
- the rplD gene encoding 50S ribosomal protein L4, with translation MEAKVVDINGKETGRTIQLDASVFGIEPNNHAVYLDVKQYLANQRQGTHKAKERAEVTGSTRKIKKQKGTGTARAGSVKSPVFKGGGTIFGPRPRSYSFKLNKNLKRLARKSAFSIKAKESNLIVLEDFTFETPSTKNFTNVLKALGLENKKSLFVLGGENKNVYLSSRNLERSSVVTNSELSTYAILNANNIVLTEGSLEGIVENLSK
- the rplW gene encoding 50S ribosomal protein L23, with amino-acid sequence MSTIIKPIVTEKVTKEGEASNRFGFVVDRKANKIQIKKAVEAAYGVTVVAVNTMNVRPDRSVKYTKSGLISAKTNAYKKAIVQVKEGETIDFYNNI
- the rplB gene encoding 50S ribosomal protein L2, translating into MSVRKLKPITPGQRFRVVNSFDTITTDKPERSLLAPIKNSGGRNSQGKMTMRYTGGGHKKRYRMIDFQRAKAGVPATVKSIEYDPNRTAFIALLYYADGAKTYVIAQNGLKVGQTVVSGETAAPEIGNTLPLSKIPLGTVISCIELRPGQGAVIARSAGTFAQLMARDGKYATIKMPSGETRLILLTCSATIGAVSNSDHQLVVSGKAGRSRWLGRRPRTRAVAMNPVDHPMGGGEGRSSGGHPRSRKGLPAKGYRTRAKANPSNKYIVERRKK
- the rpsS gene encoding 30S ribosomal protein S19 — translated: MARSLKKGPYVHYKLEKKVQENTNKAVIKTWSRASMITPDFVGHTIAVHNGRQFVPVYVTENMVGHKLGEFSPTRSFRGHAGAKNKGKK
- the rplV gene encoding 50S ribosomal protein L22, whose translation is MGVRKRERAEAIKEANKQVAFAKLNNCPTSPRKMRLVADLVRGQKVERALAILKFSSKDASRKLEKLMLSVIANWQAKNPDASIEEAGLFVKEIRVDGGMMLKRLRPAPQGRAHRIRKRSNHVTVVLGQSDNTQSNS
- the rpsC gene encoding 30S ribosomal protein S3; protein product: MGQKTNPIGNRLGIIRGWDSNWYGGNDYGDKIAEDYKIRKYIHARLSKASVSKVIIERTLKLVTVTITTARPGIIIGKGGQEVDKLKEELKKITDKEVQINIFEIKRPELDAFLVASSIARQLESRISYRRAIKMAIAASIRMNAEGIKVMISGRLNGAEMARSESFKEGRIPLSTFRADIDYALAEAHTTYGRLGIKVWIMKGEVYGKRDLSPLVGMDKKAAGGKSDSPRGERGDRRDRGERSGKPAPRKRK
- the rplP gene encoding 50S ribosomal protein L16 — encoded protein: MLQPKRTKYRKVQKGRMKGNSMRGHELSNGMFGIKSLDSSFLTSRQIEAARIAATRYMKREGQLWIKIFPDKPITKKPLEVRMGKGKGAVEYWAAVVKPGRIMFEVGGVPISVAKEALRLAAQKLPVKTKFVIARDFEA
- the rpmC gene encoding 50S ribosomal protein L29 yields the protein MKQSEVKNLSVADLQQKLAEAKKTYNDLKMAHALSPIQNPLQIRSVRRTVARLATEIAKRELQ
- the rpsQ gene encoding 30S ribosomal protein S17, with product METRNLRKERIGVVTSNKMDKSIVVAEVSKVKHPLYGKFVLKTKKYVAHDEKNDCNIGDTVRIHETRPLSKTKCWRLVEIIERAK
- the rplN gene encoding 50S ribosomal protein L14, encoding MVQQESRLKVADNTGAKEVLTIRVLGGTKRRYASVGDKIVVAIKDATPNGNVKKGAVSTAVVVRTKKEVRRADGSYIRFDDNACVLLNAQGEMRGTRVFGPVARELREKQFMKIVSLAPEVL
- the rplX gene encoding 50S ribosomal protein L24; the encoded protein is MTKLKIKSGDIVKVIAGDHKGTEGKVTRVYREKNKAIVEGVNMVSKHTKPSAKNPQGGIVKKEAPIHISNLALIDPKTKTPTRVGFKVEGDKKVRVSKKSNQVL
- the rplE gene encoding 50S ribosomal protein L5, with product MAYVPRLKQEYKDRVVAALKEEFGYKNVMQVPKLEKIVLSRGVGAAVSDKKLIDYAVEELTKITGQKAVSTISKKDVATFKLRKGMPIGAKVTLRGERMYEFLDRLVTAALPRVRDFGGIKATGFDGRGNYNLGVTEQIIFPEIDIDKVNKISGMDITFVTTAKTDKEAQSLLAELGLPFKKN
- the rpsN gene encoding 30S ribosomal protein S14 — its product is MAKESMKAREVKRAKTVAKYAEKRKALLEAGDYEALQKLPRNASPVRMHNRCKLTGRPRGYMRQFGISRVTFREMANQGLIPGVKKASW